TTTAGAAATGACGCTGGCTGACCTTTATTTAATTTCAGTTGATGAAATTCACTTACACCTCTCTATGATCAGGCAGGAATTATCTAATGCAAATGAGCTTTTAGAAGGGTTGCTGATCTGGGCAAAGTCGCAATTTAATGCTATTGGTTTTCATCCTGTGGAAATTAATGATATTTCAAACCTTATAGAAAGATCAGTGCATAATGTTTTGCCAATGGCCAATAAGAAATCTATTCGGATAGCACACCATATAGAGCCAGGGATGGGCATCTATGCTGATAAAGAAATGCTGGAAACTATAGTAAGAAATTTACTCTCCAATGCTATCAAATTTTCACATACAGGAGGAGAAATAACTATCAAAGTATTGAAAAAAGGAAGTGATATGCTCTTTTCTGTAACTGATAATGGGATTGGGGTGCCGGCAGAGAAAGTTTTGGAACTCCTTAACAGCAAATCAAATTATACTACTTATGGTACAAACGGAGAAAAGGGCACAGGGCTTGGATTAAATCTTGTTGTTGATTTTGTATTGAGACATGGAGGGGAAATCTGGGTAAACAGTGAATTAGGGGTAGGGAGCGTATTTTATTTTACTATACCTTTTAGAGAATGAGATAAAAACGCTAACCAAATATAATTACTATAACGATTTGAAGTGAACCCCAAAAGTTGGACAAAAGCTTTTGGGTTCACTTCATATTCCTATCTTGTTGTCATTGAGATTTCACTTAGTTCATTATACAAATTAGTAGTCTTTATCATTTCATATCCTGCTTCCTTAGCCGCAGCAATAGGTTTTTGATACATGTATTGTAATTCTAATGGCTGGGACCGGTCAAAATCATATTTCATACTCGGAGAATAATCTTTTATTTTTTCAGTAAAAATAATCAGTTCATCTGCAAATGATAAAGGGAGTTCAATTCCATTTGCATTTGCTCCTTTAATAACTTCATGCATGATTGTTCTGCAATAGTCAAAATGATTGGTTATAATTTGAGCGGTTGTTGAATTTAATACAACTGAAAGACCATTAAAGGCCATATTCCACACTAATTTTTTCCACCTTAGCTGCAATAGATCCTGACAAGAAGAAGGTATATTTATGCTATTGAAAATTGAAGCCAGGTATTCAAGCATGGTATTTTCCCTCACACTATAATTGCCAAAATCAATATTACCGTAACCTTCATGTACGATCAATCCATTTTTTTCTTTGTGAATACCGACCAGGGCAGTGGCTCCTGCTATTTGTAAAAAAGGAAATTCAGCAGATAGGTCTTCCTCCATTCCCAAGCCGTTTTGTATAAGTACAACTACTGTGTTTTCATTAGTAATATGTGGTAGTACTTTTGGTAATATTGTTTTGTTCTGACCTGTTTTTAAGCAAACAAGGACAATATCTGAAACAGGCATATCGGATGCGTCGTTATAGGCATTTATTTCTGGCAGATGAATATTCCCATGCACTACGGACTGCAATGTTAATCCATTAGACTTTACATAGTCATAATCACTACGCAGTAAAAAGTGTACATCATGTCCCATTTGAGAAAGTAATATTCCATAATAACCTCCAATGGCTCCTGTACCTACTATTGATATCTTTAACTTTTTATTGATCATATCTTTATTTCTTAAGCCTTTTAATTCGCAACGAAAATATCAAAATGCTACATTTTAAACAATCAAAACTATTTGTATTTTTACTTCGAAAAAATTAAAGTATGGATGTTCATCAGCTCAGGAGTTTTAAAACTATTGTAGAAAAAGGTAATTTTCAAGATGCTGCAAATGACCTGAATTATTCATTATCTGCTATTAGTTATCAGATACAGCAGTTGGAAAATGAGCTTAAATTTCCATTGTTTGAAAAAATTGGCAGACGAATGTTTCCAACCGAACAATCTTTAAAGCTAATTCCGCACATTAAAAAGATTGAGGAAGAGCTGGAACAGATTAAACTCTTAAATTCAAGCAGTAATAAAATAGAAGGGAGTATTAATATTTCTGTCTCTGATAGTTTGCTGACTTATATCATTCAACCTGTGTTAAAAGAGTTCCTGGAAAGAGCTCCTGGTGTGCAAATGAAGTTAAAAGTGAAAAATTGTTATGAAACACAAAAAGATATTATAAAGAATAATATTGATTTAGGAATTCATTTTCAGGTTAATGGATATGATTCCCAAATTCAGGTTATCCCTCTTGCACAGTTTGATGTGGGCTTAATGGCTTCACCTGATTTTGCCAAAAAAGAGAGAAACTTTGATCTTAAAAACCAGGTTAAACATTGTCAGGTAATTAATAACGATCCTAATGGAGTTTATCAGGGGTATTTTGAGGATTACTTAAAGGATAAAAACATCAAAGTGGGGCAGAGTATTGAGCTGTGGAGCATAGAAGCGGTTAAAAAAAGTGTTATGAATAACCTTGGAATTGCCTGTCTTCCTCATTTTGTTGTAAAGGAAGAACTGTTTAGCAAAAAGATTGATGAGATTCCTATTAAAACTTTTAAACCTAAAATTACGATGATTGCAGCACACCATACGCATAAATGGATAAGTCCTGCTATGCT
The sequence above is drawn from the Pedobacter cryoconitis genome and encodes:
- a CDS encoding LysR family transcriptional regulator, translating into MDVHQLRSFKTIVEKGNFQDAANDLNYSLSAISYQIQQLENELKFPLFEKIGRRMFPTEQSLKLIPHIKKIEEELEQIKLLNSSSNKIEGSINISVSDSLLTYIIQPVLKEFLERAPGVQMKLKVKNCYETQKDIIKNNIDLGIHFQVNGYDSQIQVIPLAQFDVGLMASPDFAKKERNFDLKNQVKHCQVINNDPNGVYQGYFEDYLKDKNIKVGQSIELWSIEAVKKSVMNNLGIACLPHFVVKEELFSKKIDEIPIKTFKPKITMIAAHHTHKWISPAMLLFLEILKVRMKEYACP
- a CDS encoding 2-dehydropantoate 2-reductase, with protein sequence MINKKLKISIVGTGAIGGYYGILLSQMGHDVHFLLRSDYDYVKSNGLTLQSVVHGNIHLPEINAYNDASDMPVSDIVLVCLKTGQNKTILPKVLPHITNENTVVVLIQNGLGMEEDLSAEFPFLQIAGATALVGIHKEKNGLIVHEGYGNIDFGNYSVRENTMLEYLASIFNSINIPSSCQDLLQLRWKKLVWNMAFNGLSVVLNSTTAQIITNHFDYCRTIMHEVIKGANANGIELPLSFADELIIFTEKIKDYSPSMKYDFDRSQPLELQYMYQKPIAAAKEAGYEMIKTTNLYNELSEISMTTR